The genomic region GCGCGTTATCAGCTTGCGCCGTCGCGCAGGAACCATGACAGAACCCAAAGGCCCTTTTTCAGTTCGCAGGTTTCGCCATTGTACAGCGAAATGCCCATGAAACTGTCCACGGTGGTGCGGAACTTCTTGCAGGACTGCCCGTGGCTGCCGACAAACTGGTCGATCGCGGTGATCGTGCCGCTGCTGCCGGTTTCAGGATTGCTCCAAGCCAGAAGATGGGTATCTGCGTTGCTCGATTGAGCCTGCGCCACCGCCATTTTGATGGTTTCGGCGTCGCGAGGGTCGACACCTTGTGCCTCAACAGGCTTGGTGACGGAACTGGTGATGATTTCAGGATCGCTTTCAAGCGCGGCAAAGGGCTTGTTCAGGGCGCAGCCGGTAGCGAGCACAGCAGCCAGCGCAAGGCAGGCAAGGCGTGCCGCCGGCTGATGAAATCCTGCTTGAAACCCGTCACGTTTCCGGCCTATTCCGGAGCGGAAAGGCGGTCTTCCGCTATGCATGTGCTGCCCCACGCGATACTCTGATTTAAGGCGATGGCCTAGTTTGCGCTGATCGTATTAAGGAAAGGTAACGACTTCGCGGCCAAATGCGGCAAGGGAAAGGTATTTTGATGGCAAATTCGCGCAATATGGCTGAAAGCAGCGAACCGTTCAGGCAATTTGCCGAATGGCTGGCGCTGGCGGAAAAGAGCGAGCCCAATGATCCGACAGCCATGTCGCTTGCCACGGTTGATGCCCAGGGCATGCCCAATGTGCGCATGGTGCTGATGCGGCGCTGGGACGAGCGGGGCATTGTCTTCTTTACCAATTTCGAAAGCCAGAAAGGCAGCGAACTTCAGGCAAGCGGCAAGGCAGCTGCCAATTTCCACTGGAAATCGCAACGCAAACAGGTGCGCTTTCGCGGCCCCGTGGAGGTGGTCAGCGACGCGGAGGCCGATGAGTATTTCTTCTCCAGGCCGCGCGGCAGCCGTATCGGCGCTCACGCTTCCAAAC from Salaquimonas pukyongi harbors:
- a CDS encoding RT0821/Lpp0805 family surface protein; translation: MHSGRPPFRSGIGRKRDGFQAGFHQPAARLACLALAAVLATGCALNKPFAALESDPEIITSSVTKPVEAQGVDPRDAETIKMAVAQAQSSNADTHLLAWSNPETGSSGTITAIDQFVGSHGQSCKKFRTTVDSFMGISLYNGETCELKKGLWVLSWFLRDGAS
- the pdxH gene encoding pyridoxamine 5'-phosphate oxidase, producing MANSRNMAESSEPFRQFAEWLALAEKSEPNDPTAMSLATVDAQGMPNVRMVLMRRWDERGIVFFTNFESQKGSELQASGKAAANFHWKSQRKQVRFRGPVEVVSDAEADEYFFSRPRGSRIGAHASKQSRPLESRFALEKAVAVWSAKFGVGEVPRPGYWSGFRIKPVSIEFWSDGQFRLHDRVRFDRDEPEGDWQVSRLYP